A DNA window from Streptomyces bacillaris contains the following coding sequences:
- a CDS encoding DUF5998 family protein yields the protein MAKTGTTTQGLRAAIERSGYYPALVAEAVEAAVGGEPVASYLVHQETTFDSNEVRRHATVLVLTENRFIVSHTDEQAADTSSPTPYATTSTESVKLERISSVVVSRVVANPEKYVPGTLPREVVLTIGWGAVSRIDLEPAACGDTNCEADHGYTGSSTADDLSLRVSEAGDGPDAVRQTLAFAQSLSEATAATAATGR from the coding sequence ATGGCAAAGACCGGTACGACGACCCAGGGGCTGCGCGCGGCGATCGAGCGCAGCGGCTACTACCCGGCCCTCGTGGCCGAGGCGGTCGAGGCCGCCGTCGGCGGGGAGCCGGTCGCTTCGTACCTGGTCCACCAGGAGACCACGTTCGACTCCAACGAGGTCCGTCGCCATGCCACGGTCCTCGTCCTGACGGAGAACCGGTTCATCGTCAGCCACACCGACGAGCAGGCCGCCGACACCAGCTCCCCGACGCCGTACGCCACCACCTCCACCGAGTCGGTGAAGCTGGAGCGGATCTCCTCCGTCGTGGTCAGCCGGGTGGTGGCCAACCCGGAGAAGTACGTCCCGGGCACCCTGCCCCGCGAGGTCGTCCTCACCATCGGCTGGGGCGCGGTCTCCCGGATCGACCTGGAGCCCGCCGCCTGCGGCGACACCAACTGCGAGGCCGACCACGGCTACACGGGCAGCTCCACCGCCGACGACCTGAGCCTGCGCGTCAGCGAGGCCGGTGACGGCCCCGACGCCGTCCGCCAGACCCTCGCCTTCGCCCAGTCCCTCTCCGAGGCCACGGCCGCCACCGCCGCGACCGGCCGGTGA
- a CDS encoding bifunctional acetate--CoA ligase family protein/GNAT family N-acetyltransferase, which yields MEPTPEQSPHHAYPDHWEADVVLRDGGTARIRPITTDDAERLVSFYEQVSDESKYYRFFAPYPRLSDRDVHRFTHHDYVDRVGLAVTIGGEFIGTVRYDRINEQGRPASAPADEAEVAFLVQDAHQGRGVASALLEHIAAVARERGIRRFAAEVLPANTKMIKVFRDAGYTQQRSFEDGSVHLTLDLEPTEKSLAVQRGREQRAEARSVQRLLAPGSVAVIGTGRTPGGVGRTVLRNLLAAGFTGRTYAVNRAFDEGLTTLDGVPAHRSLGEIDEQVDLAVIAVPAHRVPEAVADCGEHGVQGLVVLSAGYAERGSAGRELQRELVRQARSYGMRIIGPNAFGIINTAESVRLNASLAPESPARGRIGLFTQSGAIGIALLSGLHRRGAGLSSFISAGNRADVSGNDFLQYSFEDPDTDVALLYLESLGNPRKFTRLARRTAAVKPVVVVKGARHSGTNPPGHAVPVSRIPDATVSALMRQAGVIRVDTVTEMVDAGLLLADQPLPAGPRVAILGNSESLGLLTYDACLAEGLRPRPPVDLTTAASPQDFRDALAEALADGTCDAVIVTAIPWVGENGNAETGDGEVLAAALRGAAAGGPAKPVAVVHVEIGGLAEALAAASSTAAPRTRPTTLAGRPATTPGTTAPGASATTATPPASPTTATTGTTAPATDTAQPTAATATPDTPSATTPTTPTTPGRIPAYPAAERAVRAMAEAVKYAQWRRQAATPGKVPEFLDDTIDEPGTAALIDTLLGPAPDPRGRPLTPDEVSELLGRYGIPVRPTLPAPDAEAAVAAAARLGYPVALKTTAPHLRHRADLGGVRLDLADEEALRRAYGELTDLLGKPAELLPVVQAMAPRGVDTVVRASIDAAAGAILSFGLAGAPSELLGDTAHRLVPATDRDAAELIRSIKAAPVLFGWRGSAPVDTAALEELLLRLSRLVDDHPEVVSVALEPVVVAPQGITVLGASVRLAPPPPRGDLGPRRLPNY from the coding sequence ATGGAGCCCACGCCGGAGCAGAGTCCGCATCACGCGTACCCCGACCACTGGGAAGCGGACGTGGTGCTCCGCGACGGGGGCACCGCGCGCATCAGGCCGATCACCACGGACGACGCCGAGCGGCTGGTCAGCTTCTACGAGCAGGTCTCCGACGAGTCGAAGTACTACCGCTTCTTCGCCCCCTACCCCCGCCTTTCCGACCGGGACGTGCACCGCTTCACCCATCACGACTACGTCGACCGGGTGGGGCTGGCCGTCACGATCGGCGGCGAGTTCATCGGAACCGTCCGCTACGACCGCATCAACGAACAGGGCAGGCCCGCCTCCGCCCCCGCCGACGAGGCCGAGGTCGCCTTCCTCGTCCAGGACGCCCACCAGGGCCGCGGGGTCGCCTCCGCGCTGCTCGAACACATCGCCGCCGTCGCCCGTGAGCGCGGCATCCGGCGCTTCGCCGCCGAGGTGCTCCCCGCCAACACCAAGATGATCAAGGTGTTCCGGGACGCCGGCTACACCCAGCAGCGCAGCTTCGAGGACGGCTCCGTCCATCTCACCCTCGACCTCGAACCCACCGAGAAGTCCCTCGCCGTGCAGCGCGGCCGGGAACAGCGCGCCGAGGCCCGCTCGGTGCAGCGCCTCCTCGCCCCCGGCTCCGTCGCGGTGATCGGCACCGGCCGTACGCCCGGGGGAGTGGGCCGCACCGTCCTGCGCAACCTCCTCGCCGCCGGGTTCACCGGCCGTACGTACGCGGTGAACCGGGCCTTCGACGAGGGCCTGACCACCCTCGACGGCGTCCCCGCCCACCGCTCGCTCGGCGAGATCGACGAGCAGGTCGACCTGGCCGTCATCGCGGTCCCCGCCCACCGCGTCCCCGAAGCCGTCGCCGACTGCGGCGAGCACGGCGTCCAGGGCCTCGTCGTCCTCTCCGCCGGATACGCCGAGCGGGGCTCCGCCGGCCGGGAGCTCCAGCGCGAACTGGTCCGCCAGGCCCGCTCGTACGGCATGCGCATCATCGGCCCCAACGCCTTCGGCATCATCAACACCGCCGAGTCCGTCCGGCTGAACGCCTCCCTCGCCCCCGAGTCGCCCGCGCGCGGCCGGATCGGCCTCTTCACCCAGTCCGGCGCCATCGGCATCGCCCTGCTCTCCGGCCTCCACCGCCGGGGCGCGGGCCTCTCCTCGTTCATCTCGGCGGGGAACCGGGCCGACGTCTCCGGCAACGACTTCCTCCAGTACTCCTTCGAGGACCCGGACACCGACGTCGCCCTCCTCTACCTCGAATCGCTCGGCAACCCCCGCAAGTTCACCCGCCTCGCCCGCCGGACCGCCGCCGTGAAGCCCGTCGTCGTGGTCAAGGGCGCCCGCCACAGCGGCACCAACCCGCCCGGCCACGCCGTCCCCGTCAGCCGCATCCCCGATGCCACCGTCTCCGCCCTGATGCGCCAGGCGGGCGTCATCCGGGTCGACACGGTGACCGAGATGGTGGACGCCGGACTGCTCCTGGCCGACCAGCCCCTCCCGGCCGGCCCCCGGGTCGCGATCCTCGGCAACTCCGAGTCCCTGGGCCTGCTCACGTACGACGCCTGCCTCGCCGAGGGGCTCCGCCCGCGCCCGCCGGTCGACCTCACCACGGCCGCCTCCCCGCAGGACTTCCGGGACGCGCTGGCCGAGGCGCTGGCGGACGGGACCTGTGACGCGGTGATCGTCACCGCCATCCCGTGGGTGGGCGAGAACGGCAACGCGGAGACCGGCGACGGCGAGGTGCTGGCCGCCGCCCTGCGCGGAGCCGCCGCCGGGGGACCGGCCAAGCCCGTCGCCGTCGTCCACGTGGAGATCGGCGGCCTCGCGGAGGCGCTGGCCGCCGCGAGCAGCACGGCCGCCCCGCGCACCCGCCCCACGACACTCGCCGGCCGCCCCGCCACCACACCCGGCACGACCGCGCCGGGAGCATCAGCAACCACGGCCACCCCACCGGCCTCGCCCACCACAGCAACCACAGGCACCACAGCGCCCGCCACGGACACCGCACAGCCCACGGCAGCCACAGCCACCCCGGACACCCCGTCGGCCACCACGCCCACCACGCCCACCACCCCCGGCCGCATCCCCGCCTACCCCGCCGCCGAACGGGCCGTACGGGCGATGGCCGAAGCCGTGAAGTACGCCCAGTGGCGACGCCAGGCTGCCACCCCCGGCAAGGTGCCCGAGTTCCTCGACGACACCATCGACGAGCCCGGCACCGCCGCCCTGATCGACACCCTGCTCGGCCCCGCCCCCGACCCGCGCGGCCGCCCCCTCACCCCAGACGAGGTCAGCGAACTGCTCGGCCGGTACGGCATCCCCGTACGCCCCACGCTCCCCGCCCCGGACGCCGAGGCCGCCGTCGCCGCCGCGGCCCGGCTCGGCTACCCGGTGGCGCTGAAGACCACCGCACCCCATCTGCGCCACCGCGCCGACCTCGGCGGCGTACGGCTCGACCTGGCGGACGAGGAGGCGCTGCGCCGCGCGTACGGGGAGCTGACCGACCTCCTCGGCAAGCCCGCCGAACTCCTCCCGGTCGTCCAGGCCATGGCCCCCCGGGGCGTGGACACGGTCGTCCGGGCCTCCATCGACGCCGCCGCCGGGGCCATCCTCTCCTTCGGCCTCGCGGGCGCCCCCTCCGAACTGCTGGGCGACACCGCGCACCGGCTTGTCCCCGCCACCGACCGGGACGCCGCCGAGCTGATCCGCTCGATCAAGGCGGCCCCGGTCCTCTTCGGCTGGCGCGGCTCGGCCCCCGTGGACACCGCGGCCCTGGAGGAGCTGCTGCTGAGGCTCTCCCGGCTGGTCGACGACCACCCCGAAGTGGTCTCCGTGGCGCTGGAACCGGTGGTCGTGGCCCCCCAGGGGATCACCGTGCTCGGCGCGAGCGTCCGGCTGGCCCCGCCGCCCCCGCGCGGTGACCTCGGCCCCCGCCGCCTACCGAACTACTGA
- a CDS encoding HPr family phosphocarrier protein, whose protein sequence is MAERRVNVGWAEGLHARPASIFVRAATASGVPVTIAKADGNPVNAASMLAVLGLGAQGGEEIVLASDADDAEAALDRLAKLVAEGLEELPETV, encoded by the coding sequence ATGGCTGAGCGCCGCGTCAACGTCGGTTGGGCCGAGGGCCTGCACGCCCGCCCCGCTTCCATCTTCGTCCGTGCCGCCACGGCCTCCGGCGTCCCCGTGACGATCGCCAAGGCCGACGGCAACCCGGTCAACGCCGCCTCCATGCTCGCGGTGCTGGGCCTGGGCGCCCAGGGCGGCGAGGAGATCGTGCTCGCCTCGGACGCGGACGACGCCGAGGCCGCCCTGGACCGTCTGGCGAAGCTGGTCGCCGAGGGTCTCGAGGAGCTGCCCGAAACCGTCTGA
- a CDS encoding GntR family transcriptional regulator — protein sequence MRIPAQSVCTAIRDDIVSGVYERGSRLTEELLARRYGVSRVPVREALRTLESEGFVVTRRHAGACVAEPTEQEAADLLEIRMLLEPLAAARAAQRRTEAHLKVLRGLVRLGQERARRGEGEDLRSLGGWFHETLAQASGSPGLIALLTQLRHKTAWMYAVEQPARPVDSWAEHGAIVDAVARGDAERARALTAQHAERSAAAHRLRRRPDRPGRRPAPPSRVSSSQHGVNIASARH from the coding sequence ATGCGCATTCCCGCGCAATCGGTATGCACGGCAATCCGTGACGACATCGTCTCCGGTGTCTACGAACGCGGCAGCCGCCTCACCGAGGAACTGCTGGCGCGGCGGTACGGGGTCTCCCGCGTCCCGGTGCGCGAGGCCCTGCGCACGCTGGAGTCCGAGGGCTTCGTCGTCACCCGCAGACACGCCGGGGCCTGTGTCGCCGAGCCCACCGAGCAGGAGGCCGCCGACCTGCTGGAGATCCGGATGCTCCTGGAGCCGCTCGCCGCGGCCCGGGCCGCCCAGCGCCGTACGGAGGCACACCTCAAGGTGCTCCGCGGCCTGGTCAGGCTGGGCCAGGAGCGGGCCCGCCGGGGCGAGGGGGAGGACCTGCGGTCGCTGGGCGGCTGGTTCCACGAGACCCTCGCCCAGGCCTCCGGCAGCCCCGGCCTCATCGCCCTGCTCACCCAGCTCAGACACAAGACCGCCTGGATGTACGCGGTCGAGCAGCCGGCCCGCCCCGTCGACTCCTGGGCCGAGCACGGCGCCATCGTGGACGCGGTGGCGCGCGGCGACGCGGAGCGGGCGAGGGCGCTGACCGCCCAGCACGCGGAACGGTCCGCCGCGGCCCACCGGCTGCGCCGCCGCCCGGACCGGCCCGGCCGTCGCCCGGCACCGCCGTCCCGGGTGAGTTCTTCGCAACACGGCGTAAACATTGCGAGTGCCCGTCATTAA
- a CDS encoding M23 family metallopeptidase — MAFTRATGKHRAPSRLTRRSAHVAGVTALATTGVLGTLASPATAADSEAARTVETGLTQAITLDATLAEQLDAQARAQHQQAAAAARAKAKAAAEAKAKAEKARAKAEAERKAEARAKEIREEKARAARAAERARLNAFHLPVAGSYVTTGYKSGGALWSSGSHSGVDFRAASGSSVVAVGAGTVVEAGWGGAYGNNVVLRMADGTYTQYGHLSSITVSVGQSVTSGQRIGLSGSTGNSTGPHLHFEARTTPEYGSDMDPVAYLRSHGVNV, encoded by the coding sequence ATGGCGTTCACCCGTGCCACCGGGAAGCACCGTGCCCCGAGCCGCCTGACGCGCCGCAGCGCCCATGTCGCCGGCGTCACGGCCCTGGCCACCACCGGCGTCCTCGGCACCCTCGCCTCCCCGGCCACCGCGGCGGACTCCGAGGCCGCCCGGACCGTCGAGACCGGACTCACCCAGGCCATCACCCTCGACGCCACGCTCGCCGAGCAGCTCGACGCCCAGGCCCGCGCCCAGCACCAGCAGGCGGCCGCCGCGGCCAGGGCGAAGGCCAAGGCCGCCGCGGAAGCCAAGGCCAAGGCCGAGAAGGCCCGGGCGAAGGCGGAGGCGGAGCGCAAGGCCGAGGCCCGCGCGAAGGAGATCCGCGAGGAGAAGGCCCGGGCCGCCCGCGCCGCCGAGCGCGCCCGCCTCAACGCCTTCCACCTCCCCGTCGCCGGCTCGTACGTCACCACCGGCTACAAGTCGGGCGGCGCCCTCTGGTCCTCCGGCAGCCACTCCGGCGTGGACTTCCGCGCCGCCTCCGGCAGCTCCGTCGTCGCGGTCGGCGCCGGTACGGTCGTCGAGGCCGGCTGGGGCGGGGCGTACGGCAACAACGTGGTGCTCCGGATGGCGGACGGCACGTACACCCAGTACGGCCACCTCTCCTCGATCACCGTCTCCGTCGGCCAGAGCGTCACCTCCGGCCAGCGGATCGGCCTCTCCGGCTCCACCGGCAACTCCACCGGCCCGCACCTCCACTTCGAGGCCCGGACCACCCCGGAGTACGGCTCGGACATGGACCCGGTCGCCTACCTGCGCTCGCACGGCGTCAACGTCTGA
- a CDS encoding M16 family metallopeptidase has protein sequence MEYHPQPTPGTARPWAFPAPERGALPNGLTVLRCHRPGQQVVAVEIFLDAPLDAEPEGLDGVATIMSRALSEGTDKHSAEEFAAELERCGATLDAHADHPGVRVSLEVPASRLAKALGLVAEALRAPAFAESEIERLVGNRLDEIPHEQANPSRRAAKQLSKELFPATARMSRPRLGTEETVRRIDAAAVRAFFDAHVRPATATAVIVGDLTGIDLDALLADTLGDWSGDAGQARPVAPITADDTGRVVIVDRPGAVQTQLLIGRIGPDRHESVWPAQVLGTYCLGGTLTSRLDRVLREEKGYTYGVRAFAQVLRSAGPDAGGAAMLAISGSVDTESTGPALEDLWKVLRTLAAEGLTDAERETAVQNLVGVAPLKFETAASVASTLADQVEQHLPDDYQAQLYARLAETGTVEATAAVVNAFPVDRLVTVLVGDAAQIAEPVKALGIGEVTVVSG, from the coding sequence ATGGAGTACCACCCGCAGCCGACCCCGGGCACCGCCCGGCCGTGGGCCTTCCCCGCCCCCGAGCGCGGCGCCCTGCCCAACGGGCTGACCGTGCTGCGCTGCCACCGCCCCGGCCAGCAGGTCGTGGCCGTGGAGATCTTCCTGGACGCGCCGCTGGACGCCGAGCCCGAGGGCCTGGACGGCGTGGCCACGATCATGTCGCGCGCCCTCTCCGAGGGCACCGACAAGCACAGCGCCGAGGAGTTCGCCGCCGAGCTGGAGCGGTGCGGCGCCACCCTGGACGCCCACGCCGACCACCCCGGCGTCCGGGTCTCCCTGGAGGTCCCGGCCTCCCGGCTGGCCAAGGCGCTCGGCCTGGTGGCCGAGGCCCTGCGCGCCCCGGCCTTCGCCGAGAGCGAGATCGAGCGCCTCGTCGGCAACCGGCTCGACGAGATCCCGCACGAGCAGGCCAACCCGTCCCGGCGCGCCGCCAAGCAGCTCTCCAAGGAGCTGTTCCCGGCCACCGCCCGGATGTCCCGCCCCCGGCTGGGCACCGAGGAGACCGTGCGGCGGATCGACGCGGCCGCCGTCCGCGCCTTCTTCGACGCCCACGTCCGCCCGGCCACCGCGACGGCCGTCATCGTCGGTGACCTGACCGGCATCGACCTGGACGCCCTGCTCGCCGACACCCTCGGTGACTGGTCGGGCGACGCGGGCCAGGCCCGCCCGGTCGCCCCGATCACCGCCGACGACACCGGCCGGGTCGTCATCGTGGACCGCCCCGGCGCGGTCCAGACCCAGTTGCTGATCGGCCGCATCGGCCCGGACCGCCACGAGAGCGTCTGGCCCGCCCAGGTGCTCGGCACCTACTGCCTGGGCGGCACCCTCACCTCCCGGCTGGACCGGGTGCTGCGCGAGGAGAAGGGCTACACCTACGGCGTACGGGCCTTCGCCCAGGTCCTGCGCTCCGCCGGGCCGGACGCGGGCGGCGCGGCGATGCTCGCCATCAGCGGTTCGGTGGACACAGAGTCCACCGGCCCGGCGCTGGAGGACCTCTGGAAGGTCCTGCGCACGCTGGCCGCCGAAGGGCTGACGGACGCCGAGCGCGAGACGGCCGTGCAGAACCTGGTGGGCGTCGCCCCGCTCAAGTTCGAGACGGCCGCCTCGGTCGCGAGCACCCTGGCCGACCAGGTCGAGCAGCACCTGCCGGACGACTACCAGGCCCAGCTGTACGCCCGCCTCGCGGAGACGGGCACCGTGGAGGCGACCGCGGCCGTGGTCAACGCCTTCCCGGTGGACCGGCTGGTCACGGTCCTGGTCGGGGACGCGGCGCAGATCGCGGAGCCGGTGAAGGCGCTCGGCATCGGAGAGGTGACCGTCGTCAGCGGCTGA
- a CDS encoding M16 family metallopeptidase: MPMGHTATAQAGSGGLTATEHRLANGLRVVLSEDHLTPVAAVCLWYDVGSRHEVKGRTGLAHLFEHLMFQGSGQVKGNGHFELVQGAGGSLNGTTSFERTNYFETMPTHQVELALWLEADRMGSLLAALDEESMENQRDVVKNERRQRYDNVPYGTAFEKLTALAYPGGHPYHHTPIGSMADLDAATLEDARAFFRTYYAPNNAVLSVVGDIDPEQTLAWIEKYFGSIPSHDGKQPPRDGTLPEIIGEQLREVVHEEVPARALMAAYRLPHDGTRACDAADLALTVLGGGESSRLHNRLVRRDRTAVAAGFGLLRLAGAPSLGWLDVKTSGGVEVETIEAAVDEELARFAAEGPTPEEMERAQAQLEREWLDRLGTVAGRADELCRYAVLFGDPQLALTAVGRVLDVTAEEVRQAAEAALRPDNRAVLVYEPVEPAEDGDEATDAPEGTDK, translated from the coding sequence ATGCCCATGGGTCACACGGCCACCGCACAGGCCGGCTCCGGCGGCTTGACAGCGACCGAGCACCGCCTGGCCAACGGCCTGCGTGTGGTGCTCTCCGAGGACCATCTGACCCCGGTCGCCGCGGTCTGCCTCTGGTACGACGTCGGTTCGCGCCACGAGGTCAAGGGACGCACCGGTCTGGCTCACCTCTTCGAGCACCTGATGTTCCAGGGCTCGGGCCAGGTCAAGGGGAACGGTCACTTCGAGCTGGTCCAGGGGGCCGGCGGCTCGCTCAACGGGACGACCAGCTTCGAGCGGACCAACTACTTCGAGACCATGCCCACCCACCAGGTGGAGCTGGCCCTCTGGCTGGAGGCCGACCGCATGGGTTCCCTCCTCGCCGCCCTGGACGAGGAGTCCATGGAGAACCAGCGCGACGTCGTCAAGAACGAACGGCGCCAGCGCTACGACAACGTGCCCTACGGCACCGCGTTCGAGAAGCTCACCGCCCTCGCCTACCCCGGGGGCCACCCGTACCACCACACTCCGATCGGCTCCATGGCCGACCTGGACGCGGCCACCCTGGAGGACGCCCGCGCGTTCTTCCGTACGTACTACGCGCCCAACAACGCGGTGCTGTCGGTCGTCGGTGACATCGACCCCGAGCAGACCCTCGCCTGGATCGAGAAGTACTTCGGCTCCATCCCGTCCCACGACGGCAAGCAGCCGCCGCGCGACGGCACCCTGCCCGAGATCATCGGCGAGCAGCTGCGCGAAGTGGTCCACGAGGAGGTCCCGGCGCGCGCCCTGATGGCCGCCTACCGCCTCCCGCACGACGGCACCCGCGCCTGTGACGCGGCCGACCTGGCGCTGACCGTGCTGGGCGGCGGCGAGTCCTCCCGGCTCCACAACCGCCTGGTCCGCCGCGACCGTACGGCGGTGGCTGCCGGGTTCGGGCTGCTGCGGCTCGCCGGGGCGCCCTCGCTGGGCTGGCTGGACGTGAAGACCTCCGGCGGCGTCGAGGTGGAGACGATCGAGGCCGCGGTCGACGAGGAGCTGGCCCGGTTCGCCGCCGAGGGGCCCACCCCGGAGGAAATGGAGCGCGCCCAGGCCCAGTTGGAGCGCGAGTGGCTGGACCGGCTGGGGACGGTCGCGGGCCGCGCCGACGAACTCTGCCGCTACGCGGTGCTGTTCGGTGACCCGCAGCTCGCCCTGACCGCCGTGGGCCGGGTCCTGGACGTCACCGCCGAGGAGGTGCGCCAGGCGGCCGAGGCGGCCCTGCGCCCCGACAACCGGGCGGTGCTCGTCTACGAGCCCGTCGAGCCTGCCGAGGACGGGGACGAGGCCACCGACGCGCCCGAGGGGACGGACAAGTGA
- a CDS encoding DNA gyrase/topoisomerase IV subunit A, producing the protein MARRSTKTPPPDDFEEKILDIDVVDEMQGSFLEYAYSVIYSRALPDARDGMKPVHRRIVSQMNEMGLRPDRGYVKCARVVGEVMGKLHPHGDASIYDALVRMAQPFSMRLPLVDGHGNFGSLGNDDPPAAMRYTECRMADATSLMTEAIDEDTVDFQSNYDGQEREPVVLPAAYPNLLVNGVSGIAVGMATNMPPHNLGEVIAAARHLIKHPGADIETLMRFVPGPDLPTGGRIVGLGGIKDAYTSGRGTFKIRATVTVENVTPRRKGLVVTELPFTVGPEKVIAKIKDLVSAKKLQGIADVKDLTDRAHGLRLVIEVKNGFVPEAVLEQLYKLTPLEESFGINNVALVDGQPLTLGLKELLEVYLDHRFEVVRRRSEFRRGKRRDRLHLVEGLIVALLDIDEVIRIIRDSDNSAQAKERLMERFSLSEVQTQYILDTPLRRLTRFDRIELEGERDKLNSEIDALTAILESDAELRKLVSSELAAVAKKFGTDRRTVLLESAGSQIASVPLEVADDPCRVLLSSTGLLARTANAEPVEISEDARRTKHDVIVSAVAATARGDVGAVTSTGRLLRLSVIDLPQLPDTHAEPNLSGGAMISEFLTLEADEELICLTTLDEASPGLAIGTLQGVVKRVVPDYPANKDELEVITLRDGDRIVGATELRTGEEDLVFITSDAQLLRYPAASVRPQGRAAGGMTGIKLGAGAEVLSFTAVDPAADAVVFTVAGSHGTLDDSVLTSKLTPFDQYPRKGRATGGVRCQRFLKGEDVLVFAWAGATPARAAQKNGTPAQLPEPDPRRDGSGTPLLQPVAVIAGPPQ; encoded by the coding sequence ATGGCCCGCCGTAGCACGAAGACCCCGCCGCCGGACGACTTCGAGGAGAAGATCCTCGACATCGACGTCGTCGACGAAATGCAGGGCTCCTTCCTCGAGTACGCGTACTCGGTGATCTACTCCAGGGCCCTGCCCGACGCCCGCGACGGCATGAAGCCGGTGCACCGGCGCATCGTGTCCCAGATGAACGAGATGGGGCTGCGCCCCGACCGCGGCTATGTGAAGTGCGCGCGCGTCGTCGGCGAGGTCATGGGCAAGCTGCACCCCCACGGTGACGCGTCGATCTACGACGCGCTGGTGCGGATGGCGCAGCCCTTCTCGATGCGGCTGCCCCTGGTCGACGGCCACGGCAACTTCGGCTCGCTGGGCAACGACGACCCGCCGGCCGCGATGCGGTACACCGAGTGCCGGATGGCCGACGCCACCTCCCTGATGACGGAGGCGATCGACGAGGACACGGTCGACTTCCAGTCGAACTACGACGGCCAGGAGCGCGAGCCGGTCGTCCTCCCCGCCGCCTACCCCAACCTCCTGGTCAACGGCGTCTCGGGCATCGCGGTCGGCATGGCCACCAACATGCCCCCGCACAACCTGGGCGAGGTCATCGCGGCCGCCCGCCATCTGATCAAGCACCCGGGCGCCGACATCGAGACGCTGATGCGTTTCGTCCCCGGCCCCGACCTGCCGACCGGTGGCCGGATCGTCGGCCTGGGCGGCATCAAGGACGCCTACACATCGGGCCGCGGCACGTTCAAGATCCGTGCCACCGTGACCGTGGAGAACGTGACGCCCCGTCGCAAGGGCCTCGTCGTCACCGAACTGCCCTTCACCGTCGGCCCGGAGAAGGTGATCGCCAAGATCAAGGACCTGGTCTCGGCGAAGAAGCTCCAGGGCATCGCGGACGTCAAGGACCTCACCGACCGGGCGCACGGCCTGCGGCTGGTCATCGAGGTGAAGAACGGCTTCGTGCCGGAAGCGGTGCTGGAGCAGCTCTACAAGCTGACGCCGTTGGAGGAGTCCTTCGGCATCAACAACGTGGCGCTGGTCGACGGCCAGCCGCTCACCCTGGGCCTCAAGGAGCTGCTGGAGGTCTATCTCGACCACCGCTTCGAGGTGGTGCGCCGGCGCAGCGAGTTCCGCCGGGGCAAGCGCCGCGACCGGCTGCACCTGGTCGAGGGTCTGATCGTCGCCCTCCTCGACATCGACGAGGTCATCCGGATCATCCGGGACAGCGACAACTCGGCGCAGGCGAAGGAGCGCCTGATGGAGCGCTTCTCGCTGAGCGAGGTCCAGACGCAGTACATCCTGGACACCCCGCTGCGCCGGCTCACCCGCTTCGACCGGATCGAGCTGGAGGGCGAGCGGGACAAGCTCAACAGCGAGATCGACGCGCTGACGGCGATCCTGGAGTCGGACGCGGAGCTGCGCAAGCTGGTCTCCTCGGAGCTGGCCGCGGTGGCGAAGAAGTTCGGCACGGACCGGCGCACGGTGCTGCTGGAGTCCGCGGGTTCGCAGATCGCCTCCGTACCGCTGGAGGTCGCGGACGACCCGTGCCGGGTGCTGCTGTCGTCGACGGGGCTGCTGGCCCGTACGGCCAACGCGGAGCCGGTGGAGATCTCCGAGGACGCCCGGCGGACCAAGCACGACGTGATCGTCTCGGCGGTCGCGGCGACGGCGCGCGGCGATGTGGGGGCGGTGACCTCCACCGGGCGGCTGCTGCGGCTCTCGGTGATCGACCTGCCGCAGCTGCCGGACACCCACGCCGAGCCCAACCTCTCGGGCGGGGCGATGATTTCGGAGTTCCTCACCCTGGAGGCGGACGAGGAGCTGATCTGCCTCACCACGCTCGACGAGGCCTCACCGGGGCTGGCGATCGGCACGCTCCAGGGCGTGGTGAAGCGCGTCGTGCCGGACTATCCCGCCAACAAGGACGAGCTGGAGGTCATCACCCTCAGGGACGGTGACCGCATCGTGGGCGCGACGGAGCTGCGTACGGGCGAGGAGGACCTGGTCTTCATCACCTCCGACGCCCAGTTGCTGCGCTATCCGGCGGCCTCGGTGCGTCCGCAGGGGCGGGCCGCCGGCGGTATGACGGGCATCAAGCTGGGGGCGGGGGCCGAGGTGCTGTCGTTCACGGCGGTGGACCCGGCGGCGGACGCGGTCGTGTTCACGGTGGCCGGTTCGCACGGGACGCTGGACGACTCGGTGCTGACGTCGAAGCTCACCCCGTTCGACCAGTATCCGCGCAAGGGCCGGGCGACCGGCGGGGTGCGCTGCCAGCGGTTCCTGAAGGGGGAGGACGTGCTGGTCTTCGCCTGGGCAGGCGCCACTCCGGCCCGCGCCGCGCAGAAGAACGGCACCCCGGCGCAGCTGCCGGAGCCGGACCCGCGCCGCGACGGTTCGGGCACGCCGCTGCTCCAGCCGGTTGCAGTGATCGCGGGGCCGCCGCAGTAG